The genome window TAAAGAGTATCTCGCCCCCTGCAGGGGTCCAAGCCAGGCCGGTGGCGACCCCTGGTATCTTGGTCCTTTCGGCCACATCATATATAAACCGCGGCGGGCCGAGATATTCTTTCAGATTAGATGTCTTTATGATGGTCTTTGCGGTTTTGCCCTTTGCAACATCCTTGGCTACCGCCCTGCAGATCGCGGCAATCTGTCTTTCAAGGTCTCTCACACCGGCTTCTCGGGTATATTCGCTTATGATCTTCAGGAGTGCCCCTTTTTCAATGCCCAGGTTTGAATTTTTGAGTCCGTGCGCATCGAGCTGTCTTGGGATTAGATACCTCCTGGCTATCTCCATTTTTTCTTCGTGGGTGTAGCCGTTGAGTTCAATGACCTCCATCCTGTCAAGCAGCGGGGCAGGGATGGTATCAAGGACGTTGGCAGTGGCGATAAAAATGATCTTCGAGAGGTCGAACTCAATGCCGAGATAGTGATCGGAAAACTTGGAATTCTGTTCGGGGTCCAGCACCTCGAGGAGTGCAGAGGCCGGATCCCCTCTGAAATCCATTCCTATTTTATCTATTTCATCGAGCATAAATACCGGGTTTTTGACACCTACCTTTCTTAGCCCTTGAATGATGCGCCCGGGCATGGCGCCGACGTATGTCCGTCTATGTCCCCTTATTTCAGCCTCATCTCGCATACCTCCGAGTGCTATCCTTAGAAATTTGCGCCCAAGGGAGCGGGCTATAGACCTGCCGAGCGATGTCTTGCCTGTGCCTGGCGGGCCAGCAAAACAGAGGATCGGCCCCTTTGCGTCAGGCTTCAATTTCCTGACGGCCAGGTATTCCAGGATGCGTTTTTTGACCTTTTCAAGATCATAGTGGTCCTTGTTTAATATGTCTTCTGCGGTGTCAAGATCCAGACGGTCTTCGGTTGTCTCATTCCATGGCAGTGCTATCAACCAGTCGATATAGGTCTGCGCAACCGTGTATTCTGACGACGAAGGGTGCATTTTTGAGAGTCGTTCGAGCTCGCGTTCGGCCTCTTCCATCACCTCGGGAGGCAATCCTTTCGCCTTTAGTTTTTCTCTCAGGCCAGCCGTGCCGTCTGTCCTTTCATCACCTTCGCCAAGTTCCTTCTTGATGGCCTTAAGTTGCTCCCTGAGGTAGAATTCCCTTTGGGTCTTATCCAACTGCCCCTTTACCTCTGATTGTATCTTGTGGCCCAGGTCCAATATCTCTATCTGCTGCGTCAGTATCTTGAGGACCATTGTGAGGCGTTCCTTCACATTCAAACTCTCAAGTACCCCCTGTTTTTCAATGGGCGGGATATTCAGATGACTTACGGCTATATCAGCCAATACCCCTGGCTCGTCTATTGATGAGATCAGCCCGCCGAGCTCGTTCGGAAGGTTTGGCGAAAATTCAAGTATCTTTGCAAACGCCTGTCTGATATTGATTACAAGTGCCTGGGTCTCAAGGTCTCTGCCTACCGCCTCTTCTACGGTCTCCACCTTGGCCTTGAGATAGGGGTCAGTCTTTACTATTTCCAATATGCGGATCCTGGATACGCTCTGTAGGATGAGTTTAGCGTGACCTTCTTCATTTTTTGCCATACGCAGGATCAGTGCCGCAGTTGCTATCTTTGGCGCGGATCTTCCTGCCTCAATTTCGCCGTCTCCGGCTGTATTCAAAAACGCCACGGTCCGGTCTGTTGCGAGGGCATCGTCTATGAGTTTGATGAGGTTGGGCTGATCGGTCATCCAGGGTATCACCATATGCGGGAAAAGGACTATATCCTTGCTCGGGATGACAGGCAGCTCTCGAATCGTGCTGTGGTTGGTCTTTTCCTTTACCTCGTTGTTTCTATCCATAAAAAAATACCTCAAGAAATCTCTATTTTGATCTTTTTTTGGATACGGCGCGGTATTTTCACTATCAAAAGGCCATTTTCGTAACTGGCATCCGCTTGATCTACCTCGACTTCACATGGCAATCGGATGATTCGCTCGAATCGGCCGTAGTTTATTTCCATTTGATAAAAATGCACCTCGCCTTCATTTCTAGGCTGGGGCCTGTGTCCAGAAAGATGGAGGAGCCTGTCTTTGACGGCCAGATACAGGCTATCTACCTCCACTCCAGATATATCTGCTACGATATAGATATCTTCCTGGGTCATGTATACGTCCAGCGCAGGGACCCATCCCTGTGCCGGCGACATGATAGACATGGAGGAGATACGAAAAAGGTCCTGCAGTACCTGCCCCAGGCTGTCCCCTGGTCTTCCCGAGTAATCTTCAACTTTTATTTTTATAGTCGCCATTCCTTATCCTCCTGAGGCGGTTTTGTCTTTCTGGATCAAATAAGAATCAAAGATAATCTAAAACCCAGGGCTTGACGGTGCAACCCATCTGGTTTAAAAGATATCTCTTCAGAGGTTTTTTTACCTCCTTGCCCTGAAAGAAGTGCTTTTTCCTTTTTAAGGGCCTATTTTGCCATGTCCAGAGGGAGGCATACAATTAATGAAATTACGTCATTATGAAACATTTTACCTTCTTCATCCCGACCTGAACGATGAAGAGCGGAATGCAATCGCAGAGAAATTAGAAAAGATAATCACTGACAAAGACGGCCGGGTCGTAAAGACCGATCCATGGCCGTTAAAAAGACTCGCCTATAAAATAGATAAGCAGACGCATGGTTATTATGTCCTGATGGAGTACGGCGCTTCTGCTGAAACAGTTTTTGAGGTCAACAGAGAATTGCGGCTGAATGATATGGTGCTCAGATTCATGACGTCGAAACTTGGTGAAAAGTTTGATTACGATGCGATACTGAAGGCCTATCAAGATAAGGCCTCTAAGAAAGCCGCCGAAGAAGGCGGCGAGGCCGGGGAAACGGCTGTACAGGAGTTGGAAGGAGAGATATAGGGAATGCAGCAAGAAGACAAGACAACAAGCCATTTAAAACGTCGTCGCGTTTATGTGCGCAAAAAGATTTGTAGATTTTGCGCCGACAAGACCATCGTTATCGATTATAAAGACTATAATTTGCTTAAGCATTTCATAACCGAGAGAGGCAAGATATTGTCGAGCCGTATCACCGGCACATGCGCCAAACATCAAAGGCGCTTGACCACGGCCATAAAGCAGTCAAGGGTAATGGCACTTTTGCCGTTTACCTCAGCGCATGCCCTAAAAGATTGATGTCTGTGGCGCCTGGCATTGAGCGGCGTCTAGGTTGTTTATTTGCATGGGGGTATCCTTGGTTCGCAACGGACCGTTTGGGAGATGGGCTGTTATTCTGCTAGTTTTGGCAAGTCCGTATCTAACGGTCGGATTTGGATCTTTATCGCAATTTTTCATACCTGGTCTACTTGTCGGTATGATGCGGGATATCGACATAAAATATGCATGCCTTATTGTTGGGGCGGCGTTTATTTCAGCCGCCTTGTTGCTGCTAAAGGTTGCCGCAGCCGGAAATGTGATACTGCTCGTCCAGATTTTAGGTTGTGCGATATTGCTACTTTTTGCCAGGTCTAAGGTCTGGTCGGGTCCGAAGACGTTTCTTGCCTGTCTTATATATTTCTTACTGTATGTAGTTTCAGTAATGGCTGTTGGTTCAAACGGCAACCTTTTTTTTGCATATAGTGAGGCAAAAAGGGCGGTGATCAACGACCTTGAGCAGGCGGCGAGTCTGTACAATAATACACATAGGCCTGAGTTTGAGGCCTTGCTCAATCAGTTTAAGACCATCGTTGCAAATTTTCTGCCCAGTCTTGTAGGGTTGAGCTTTTTGACGGCAAGTCTTGTGAATGTGTTTATAGGGGCGCGTCTTATCCATAAGGGTCATCCTCAGAAAGGGGTCTTCGGACCAGAGTTTCCTATGTGGAAAATGCTTGACCACCTCGTATGGCTCGGTATCTTGGCTGGTGCCTTGGCATTGTTCGGGCAAGGCTGGTATGTGGTCTGCGCTGAAAATTGCCTGTTGTTCATAGGCGGGATATATTTTGTACAAGGTCTTTCGGTAATGTCTTTTTTCTTCAAGGTCTTCAACACCCCAGCATTCATAAAGTGGCCTGTGATCTTTTTGCTTACAGTTCAATGGTATGGCATCTTGACTGTAGCGACCATAGGTCTCTTTGATGTATGGTTCGATTTCAGGTCTAAGGCCACAATGACGCCGCCAAGGGGGGTTTAAGCAAATTCATTCATTATGGAGGTATATTAATGGAGATCATCCTGAGAGAGAGCGTTCGGCCGCTTGGGAAGGCCGGCGATGTGGTTAAGGTTGCGTCTGGCTATGCCAGGAACTACTTGATTCCAAAAGGGTTTGCACTCCCGTTTGACAAGAAGAATATGGACCAGATAGAGCGCCAGCGCAGCATGATACTTGCCAGGGCCTCGAAGCTCAAGGCCGAGTATGAGGCGCTTGCAGCCAAGCTTGGGGGATTGGACATAGAGATAAAGGTGCGCGTCGGCGAAGAAGGCAGACTCTATGGCTCAGTCACAAGCATGGATATCGCCAAGGCCGTTGAGTCAAAGGGTTATGTGATCGATCGCCGTAAGATATATATGGACGAACCCATAAAATCCGTGGGCGAATTCGATATACCAGTGAAGCTCAGCAGCGATGTTAGCGCGTCTCTTAAGGTTAAAGTAATGCCTATGGAGCAATAATTTTGGCCCTCGTCCGATTGAAATCCATAGAGCGGTCGGCTGGCTATAGGATGCCACCCCAGAATGTTGAGGCCGAGCAGTGTGTTCTGGGGGGTATTCTCATAGAAGACGGTGCCATCTTGAAGGTTGTTGACACCTTAAGCCCTGGAGATTTTTATAGGGAGGCTCATGGCGTCATCTATGAGGCGATGCTTGATCTCTTTGCCAGAAATGAGCCTCAAGACCTTATAACGGTCAACAATCTCCTCAAGTCCAAGGGGCAGTTGGATGTTGTGGGCGGGACCTCCTATCTGGCCGAACTCGCTGAGGTGGTGCCGGTTGCATCCAACATAGAATATTATGCAAAGATCGTTAGAGATAAGGCGGTGTTGCGTAGACTTATCCAGGCATCCTCCGATATAGCTACCCTGTGCTATGAAGAGTCTGGAGACGTAGATCAGATAATCGAATCCGCCGAGTCTTCCATCTTTGAGATATCCCAGCAAAAGATACGACAAGCATTTTATCCATTAAACGGCATCTTGAAGGACAGCATCAAAAAGGTTGAGGCCCTCTATGAAAACAAGAGCCTGATTACAGGCATATCGAGTGGATTTGAAGAACTTGATCAGTTGACCGCAGGCTTCCAGCCATCTGATTTCATTATCATAGCCGGACGTCCTAGTATGGGCAAGACCGCATTTGCATTAAATATCGCCCAAAAGGCGGCGATCGATCAAAATATAGCGGTAGCCATCTTTTCACTTGAGATGTCCAAGGAACAGCTCGCCCTCAGGATGCTATGTTCAGAGGCGAGGGTTAATGCACAAAATGTCAGAACGGGTTTTTTAAGCGAGCATGACTGGCCTGCCTTGATAAACGCTGCCGGGCGCCTCTCGGAGGCCCCTATATTTATAGACGACACCCCTGCTGCATCGGTTCTTGAGATGAGGGCTAAGGCGAGAAGGCTCAAAGGCGAACATGATCTTGGGCTGGTGATCGTGGATTATCTGCAGCTTATGCGCGGCAGAGGTCAGAGTGAGAGACGCGAGCAGGAGATATCGGAGATATCGCGTTCGTTGAAGGCCATGGCAAAGGAACTGAATGTGCCGGTGATAGCCCTTTCCCAATTAAACCGCAAGGTTGAGGATAGGCCTCATAAAAAGCCCCAGATGGCGGATTTGAGGGAGTCAGGTGCCATTGAGCAGGATGCGGATGTGATTATTTTCATTTATAGAGATGAGGTCTATAATCCTAGCGAAGACAATCCTAATAGGGGCAAGGCCGAGATAAACGTAGCAAAACAGAGAAACGGTCCTACGGGCGTTGTTCAATTGGCCTTTGTATCAAAATATTCAACCTTTGCAAACCTGTCGCGGGAGAGTGAGAATTAGTCCGGTATATCCTGCACCTTCCGTGGCCTCAATCCTGGCTCGGTTGTTTGAAGAATCCGGCATTGATCCCACCGAAAGGGTGTTATCCGACCTGATGGCCTATATATTTGAGCTTGAATCATGGAATAGGCGGATAAACCTTACAGGGATCACTGACCCGAGAGAGATGGCCTTGAGGCATGTCGGCGACACCATCCTTGTTGCGCTTCATACCCCGGAGGGCGCAAATACGGTGCTCGATATCGGCACAGGGGCTGGCGTGCCAGGGCTTGTTTTGAAGCTTATAAGGCAGGACCTCGAGGTTGCGCTTGTTGACGCAGTCCGCAAAAAGGTCTCATTTTTGAGGTATTTGATCGCCAAGATGGGACTTTCAGGGGTCTGGGCGGAACATGGCAGGATTGGCCTGGATGACGTGCCAATACGAAGGCCTCGTGAGGGGTTTGACCTTGTAATCAGCCAGGCGGTAGGTCCATTAGACAGGATTGTCGAGATTGCCAGTGGTCTTGTAAGGGAAGGGGGTTTGATTGTATCGTTAAAAGGGCCCAAGGGGATAGAGGAATTGAAGGCTAAAGAAGGCTGGCTTACGAGCAAGGGTTGGGTTGCAAGGCCAGTTGAGACCCGGACCCCGGCGGCTGGGTATAGACGCTGCCTGATCCTTGTCCGCAAGAGATAGCCATGATTCTGCACCCCAATTGGCACAGAGATATCATGCTCCTGCTGTGTTTAGGGTGTGCAAATTCTATCCCATTGGCGGCTACATTGTTTCTCAAGGAACGACTCGCCATGCCGGTTGACCTCGGTCTTTCTTTCCTTGACGGTCAGCCGCTTTTCGGACCCCACAAGACATGGAGGGGTCTGATCCTTTCGATATTTGGGACCACTGCCGTATGTAGTCTTTTTTATTTTCCGGGGGCATGGCTGGGTGCAAAGATAGCCGTCTTTTCCATGGTCGGCGATCTTCTTTCAAGCTTTATAAAGAGACGGCTGCGGTTTGGATCGGGCAACAGTGTCATAGGTCTTGATCAAGGCCTTGAGTCCTTTTTGCCGCTTTGGTGTATAAAAAGGGAAATTGGTCTGGAGTGGGGCGAGATAGCCATCATAGTGCTTGTTTTTTTGATTTTAGAGCTTATTATCTCTCCGGTGCTCTATAGGTTTCATATGAGGAGCGATCCGTTTTAGGTGACGACCATGCCTCTTTTAAAGGCCGATCTACATATCCATACCTCTGAAGACCCTCAAGACGTGGTTTTTTACAGCGCCGTCGAACTCATAGACATGGCCCACGGTCTCGGCTATTCAGTCCTGTCGATAACTAACCACGACCATCTCACCTATAGCGGTTACCTTAGAGACTACGCAAAGGAAAGAGGGATAGTTCTTATCCCCGGCATGGAGGCCACTATTGAAGGGCGACATGTGCTCCTTTACAACTTGGATTTCGCATCCGTGGACCGCGGCAGTCTCCGAGGTCTCAGGGGATTGAAGACCCCTCAAGGCCTTGTAATCGCCCCTCACCCTTATTATCCAAGCCCCAAGGCATTAAGAGGGCTTTTAAGGCCCAATATAACCCTTTTCGACGCCATAGAGTTTTGTCATTTTTATACAGAGCACCTCAGCTTCAATAGGGCTGCACAGCGGATCGCAGAGGAATGCCGTCTGCCAATGGTTGGGACATCTGACGCCCACCAAAGGTCACAGTTCCATACCACTTATTCCTTGATCGATGCGGAACCCGATCCCGAATCCATCGTTGAGGCTGTAAAATCGGGCAGGGTTAGGGTGGTCACACGCCCCCTTGATCTATCCTTTTTGGCCAAGATCAATATAAAGATGGCATGGAGGAACCAGGTTGTAAAATTATATAAGAGGTGGTAAGGGTTTAGTTTTTTATAGATTCGGCAGTTGCAGGTCCGGACCTTTGTATGTCTCCTCGGGTGTGAAGGACGTTCCAGCCTTCTTTTCTACGACTATGAGCGATTCGGGCAATGGACCTGTATGCACGGTCTCAGAGGGTCTTATAAGGCCCATTACCCCAGCGTAAGGCGCATTCAGACCTTCGATGGCCTTAAGTAGTGTATCGGCATCCAGGGTCTGCAGATTTTTGATGCCTGCCGCCAAGAGGTTTATTGCATCCCAGCCGGCACCCGCGGCGAGCATCTCGGCTGGGGAGAGATTGTCTATCTTATTTCCCATATCAAGTTCGAAACGTATTACAGCCACTTTGCACGGGTGGTCGTCTTTCAGTCCTTGGTTTGCCAAAAGGGGAGGGGCTATGATAAAAAAGCGGGCAGTGGCGCCGGCTTCTTTTGGCGTTTCATCGTTCAGCATTGCAGCCGATACGGCCAAATTGACACCAGCCTCACTGGCTGAGCGTATAAGGGTGGGGAGGGCCGACCTGCCAAGGCCAAAGGCCGCTACCACGTCTGCCATTTCACTTTTGGCCTTTTTAAATTGCAACGACAGGCTGCTTGAGAGATCGGCCTGATTCAGGGCGATTGATGACGATATGGCCTTTATCCCGCATTCGATGCCGTAGGCTTTGAGAAGCAGCGTTATCTTTTGCCCAACCGGAGAATCCGGGACGATGGCGAAAAGCGTGCGTTTTTTGGCAGGAAGGGGTCCTGAGGGGGGTCCTGCTGAAAGCCATCGGCAAAGGGCCTTGATCTCCGAGTTTATATCGGGCGCTACGGTAAACGTCCAGTTCCTGACCCCTTCATTGCCAGTTGAGTATCTGAATATCTCTTCATTCCTCATGAGTATTACCGGGACATGTAGGGCGGCGCCCAGTTTTTTGAACGCGTCAAGTACGGCATCCTGACCAGTTCCATCAGGGCCACCTGGTCCTTCAGGTCCTATGATTGCCACAACCCCTTGTTCCTTGACCAGTCCTTCCGCCTTCGGCAAGACCTTGGCTGGGTCTCCCGACGTGTCGGACGCGATGAGTTCAAGGGGTCTTGTCTTTGCCCAATCCTCTAAGTTTGCGGCGTTAACTGCTGATCTAGCCCCAAGGGCTGCAGCTTTGCACAAACGTGCATCGAATCCGGACATGTCGCACAGAAGTCCTATCTTTATGGTTCGTTCCTGTTCCTGTGCCTGCACGTCGCTGCAGTGACATGATATGGCGAGAATACAAAGACAGACCAGCAGACAAGGCCTAGTAAAAACATTGAGGTCATGTATGCATTGTCTCCGGATCGGTTGCATACAATGTCTCACCGCCATACCCTATTTTAGGTTGGCAATTAATTTCTTTGCCCTTGCCGCCTGTTCACTCTTTGGAAATTGTTTTATCAACTTTTCGAGTAAAATCCTTGCGCTCTGTTTGTCTCCAAGTCTTGCGAAGGCCATTCCCTGCTTCAGCAGCGCATCGGGTACCTTGTTGCTTTTGGGGAACTGACTTATAACCTTCTGATAGGCGAGGATGGCCTCGTCAAAGTGCTCTTGGTTGTATTCGCACTCCCCGATCCAGAAATAGGCATTGTCTATAAGTTTGCCATCGGGATTCTTGTCTATATAAGATTTAAACGATTTCTCGGCGTCGTTGAAATCTTTTTGTTTAAAAAGTTCAATGCCGTGTTGATATTGGTCCGTTTCCTGCGGAGTCTGCACGGGCTGTTGCTCGGCATTGGTAGGCGCTGGCGGCGTGGAGAGTCCGCCTGGTTTTGGAGCGCCGCATGCGGCGGCTATGGTTTCCTGCTGGGCCTTCAAGTTGTCTATCTGGGTCTTCACCTCGTTTGCAAATCGCATTATCTCTTCTTTGTCTTGTTTGTTTCTGTGCTTCATCTCGTCTATCATGCCATTCAGCCGCAGGATCTCCGCATGCAGCTCATCGACCTTGTTAGACAGGTCAGCCTGTGTGGCTCGTATTTCGGAAAGACCACCTGAAGACTGGAGTTCGGCCAGTTTGTTCGCCATATTTGCGTTTTCAAGGGCCAGGTTGTTCATTCGTCGTTCGAGGGTCATGACTTGATCCTGCGGGGCGCAATTGGCAAGGAGTATTGGTGCGCATACGGCAAACAGGAGGCCTGCCACCTTCCTGCCGGTCCAACAGATCGACTTGGCTTTGTTTGATTTGGCGTCTGGCTTCTGCATAAAAGGGCTCCTTTTTGTTATTTTTATTTAGACCCGGATAGATCATTCGGGCCCCAGTTAGGCATTGTCAGGTTGCCGAAGCGGCGCACCACCACCCGCTGATCGGCGCCGTTTGCCTGCATTACAAATATGGCTTTCCCGCCCAGCCTGTTGGAACTGAAGATAATCATCCTGCCGTTAGGCGACCAGGAGGGGTTTTCGTTGTCGCCTACCGTAGTAAGTTGTGTGGGTTCTCCGCCATCTGGGGCGATGGTCATTATCTGGAATTGACCGCCGATCCTGCTGGCATAGACTATCTTATCGCCCCGTGGAGACCATTGTGGGTCTGTGTTGTAGTTGCCGTTATACGTGATGCGTTTTATTGTCTTCGTGATCATGTCGTAGATGTAGATCTGTGGCTTGCCTTCGCGGTCCGAGACGAACGCCAGTCTCGCACCATCCGGCGACCATGAAGGTGATACGTTTATGCCCGGTCCATTTGTGAGTCTTTCCAGCACCTTGCCGGAGATATCGATGATATAAATGTCGGGGTTTCCGTCTTTGCTGAGGGTGACGGCCAGGCGTCTGCCGTCCGGTGCCCATGCGGGTGATATGTTGAGGCCGCGATAAGCGGCTATCCTCTTTGTGACCCCGGTTGCCAGGTCCTTTATAAATATCTGCGGCTTTCCATATCTGTAAGACGTGTATGCGATATACTTGCCGTCAGGGGAATAGCGCGGAGACACGACAAGAGATCTCTCATTGGTCACCACTTTTGCGTCCGCACCGTCGAAGTCAGCGGTATAAACATCCCTGAATCTGCCGTTTGGCCCTACAAAAGTTATTTTTGAAAGGCTTACGCCGTGTTCGCCAGTAATCGCCATAATTATTTCATCACAGAAACGGTGGGCTATCCATCTGTAGTCGATGATCTTTCCCGTGTAATGTCTGCTGACCATCTCAGAATTATTTGACATGTCGATGAGTTGAAAATCGACGACTATGGCGTTTCCGCTAGCAGTTACAGCACCCTTTACCAGATAGTCTATCCTGAATTTGCTCCAGTCGGCATCGGCCCTGCCACCATATTGGGCTGGGTCGAGGACTGAGAAAAAATCGTGAAACGTGAGGTCGTTGGACAAGATCTCTGAGATCTTACGGCCGAGTTGCTCATACTCGATGGTCTGGGGCGTAACGTTCAAATAAGGCACGGCAATAGGGATCTTGGTCATCCCTGGCGAAGTGATGTCTACATATATCCTTGCATGGGCAATATGTGCCCATGCAACTAAGAATGGGATCAAGAGAAGCACATTAAATTTTTTTTTCATACGGCCAGCATCTCCTTAAAATTGCCAGATTACACAGATCATAATGTAACACCCGATTGTGTGAATTTCAGCCCGATCCCGTCACTGAGAAGGGGTGCGATAGCCCTGGGGATGGGCTGAAACGGGGCCGCATCCTTTACAGCCCTCAACGCCGCCTGATCGAACAGGGCCTGTCCTGATTTTTTTTCAAACTGGATGTTTGTTATGGAGCCGTCGCTGTTTATTCCGAATGTTATGATGCATAAAAGCCCTTTTTTATTAATGAGTTCGTCAGGAAGGACCCATCTGCTCTGTACCGCGGACACCATTTCGCCTAGGTACTGCCTCAGGAGTTCATTGTTGATCTGACCCCCGCCGCCGGCCTGTATTGATCCACTTGGTATTGCATTTGACCCTTCCTTTTCAATACCTTTTTTTTCAAGTTTTTCTGCAAGGGCGGCTATGCGCTCGGCCAGCAATGCCGCGTTCTCCTTTTCTTGAACATGTTCCTGGATCGCATTGAGACTTTTGTTCAGGAGCCTTTCCTCTTTTACATGTTCTTGAATGGATTGCAGCTTTTTGGCGAGCACATCTTCTTCTTTCTGTTTTTGGGCCTGTGGTGTGGCCTTTGGGGGCTTTTCTGCCTTTTCCTCGGGCCTTGGTTCAGGCCTTATCTTTTTGTCGGCAGAGATAGAGACTGTTTCTTTCGGCTTCGTCTCGGGCCTTGGTTCAGGCCTTTTTTCAATAGGTTTTGGAGGAGGCGTTTTGGGTCTCGCCTCCTTTTCAACCACCGGTTTCGGAGGTTTGGGCACTGGTATCTTCGGGACCGGCGGTAGGGCCTTTTGTACCTTATGCGATTCCGAGCCGATTTTTGGTGCTGTATCTGCCTTTGCGGTAGGTCTCCCGAGTGGGGCTGGCCTTGACGCAGGCATGTCCGATACGTCGAAAAGCTTTACATTATAAACTGGAGGAAGTGGCCTGGGGACGTCAAAAAACATAGACAGCACGACCGACATGGCTGCTATGATAATATGGAGTCCAAGCGCACTTAAAAAGGCAACTTGCCAGTCTTCATTTGTTCGGCTTATTGACCTTTTTGTCATATTTGGCCTTATTCCCCTTGGCGCCGGCTGAGTCAATCGGTTCGGTTACAAGACCAAGGTCTTCTATACCCGCCTCTCTGATCGTCGCCATAACACCCGCCACTACGCCGTATGCAACGGCCCTATCTGCCCTCAACAGGACCTGCTCTGCCGAGCCGC of Dissulfurimicrobium hydrothermale contains these proteins:
- the ybgF gene encoding tol-pal system protein YbgF; the encoded protein is MQKPDAKSNKAKSICWTGRKVAGLLFAVCAPILLANCAPQDQVMTLERRMNNLALENANMANKLAELQSSGGLSEIRATQADLSNKVDELHAEILRLNGMIDEMKHRNKQDKEEIMRFANEVKTQIDNLKAQQETIAAACGAPKPGGLSTPPAPTNAEQQPVQTPQETDQYQHGIELFKQKDFNDAEKSFKSYIDKNPDGKLIDNAYFWIGECEYNQEHFDEAILAYQKVISQFPKSNKVPDALLKQGMAFARLGDKQSARILLEKLIKQFPKSEQAARAKKLIANLK
- a CDS encoding cell envelope integrity protein TolA, coding for MTKRSISRTNEDWQVAFLSALGLHIIIAAMSVVLSMFFDVPRPLPPVYNVKLFDVSDMPASRPAPLGRPTAKADTAPKIGSESHKVQKALPPVPKIPVPKPPKPVVEKEARPKTPPPKPIEKRPEPRPETKPKETVSISADKKIRPEPRPEEKAEKPPKATPQAQKQKEEDVLAKKLQSIQEHVKEERLLNKSLNAIQEHVQEKENAALLAERIAALAEKLEKKGIEKEGSNAIPSGSIQAGGGGQINNELLRQYLGEMVSAVQSRWVLPDELINKKGLLCIITFGINSDGSITNIQFEKKSGQALFDQAALRAVKDAAPFQPIPRAIAPLLSDGIGLKFTQSGVTL
- the tolB gene encoding Tol-Pal system beta propeller repeat protein TolB — its product is MKKKFNVLLLIPFLVAWAHIAHARIYVDITSPGMTKIPIAVPYLNVTPQTIEYEQLGRKISEILSNDLTFHDFFSVLDPAQYGGRADADWSKFRIDYLVKGAVTASGNAIVVDFQLIDMSNNSEMVSRHYTGKIIDYRWIAHRFCDEIIMAITGEHGVSLSKITFVGPNGRFRDVYTADFDGADAKVVTNERSLVVSPRYSPDGKYIAYTSYRYGKPQIFIKDLATGVTKRIAAYRGLNISPAWAPDGRRLAVTLSKDGNPDIYIIDISGKVLERLTNGPGINVSPSWSPDGARLAFVSDREGKPQIYIYDMITKTIKRITYNGNYNTDPQWSPRGDKIVYASRIGGQFQIMTIAPDGGEPTQLTTVGDNENPSWSPNGRMIIFSSNRLGGKAIFVMQANGADQRVVVRRFGNLTMPNWGPNDLSGSK
- a CDS encoding ABC transporter substrate-binding protein; translated protein: MQPIRRQCIHDLNVFTRPCLLVCLCILAISCHCSDVQAQEQERTIKIGLLCDMSGFDARLCKAAALGARSAVNAANLEDWAKTRPLELIASDTSGDPAKVLPKAEGLVKEQGVVAIIGPEGPGGPDGTGQDAVLDAFKKLGAALHVPVILMRNEEIFRYSTGNEGVRNWTFTVAPDINSEIKALCRWLSAGPPSGPLPAKKRTLFAIVPDSPVGQKITLLLKAYGIECGIKAISSSIALNQADLSSSLSLQFKKAKSEMADVVAAFGLGRSALPTLIRSASEAGVNLAVSAAMLNDETPKEAGATARFFIIAPPLLANQGLKDDHPCKVAVIRFELDMGNKIDNLSPAEMLAAGAGWDAINLLAAGIKNLQTLDADTLLKAIEGLNAPYAGVMGLIRPSETVHTGPLPESLIVVEKKAGTSFTPEETYKGPDLQLPNL